A single genomic interval of Arthrobacter methylotrophus harbors:
- a CDS encoding YegP family protein, producing MAGKFELFVDARERYRFRLKAADGTVMAVSKEFETKRDAVLGIREVRACAGMGLITDLCPNRRAASGPVPGISAPAPAEAEPIRVRNWLGRTSIVRKRGHKMLTSKR from the coding sequence ATGGCAGGTAAGTTTGAATTGTTTGTCGATGCCCGGGAACGCTACAGGTTCCGGTTGAAGGCAGCCGACGGGACTGTCATGGCGGTCTCGAAGGAGTTTGAGACCAAGCGCGATGCAGTGCTGGGAATCCGCGAAGTGCGGGCATGTGCGGGAATGGGTCTGATCACGGACTTGTGTCCGAACCGTCGGGCGGCATCCGGACCAGTACCGGGAATCTCCGCCCCAGCCCCTGCCGAGGCAGAGCCGATCCGGGTCCGGAATTGGCTGGGCCGCACCTCCATCGTTCGTAAACGTGGCCACAAAATGCTGACGTCCAAGCGATAG